A single genomic interval of Brevibacillus brevis harbors:
- a CDS encoding sulfatase-like hydrolase/transferase, translating into MSRKWLRRRPNILFIIVDQERFPPVYEEPAIREWSEDTLHAHAFLREHGLEFKRHYVGSTACCPSRATLFTGQYPSLHGVTQTSGAAKRSADSDMFWLDRNTVPTMGNYFRQAGYRCFYKGKWHISDADIWVPGTHFPIPSYIPVTGVPDPDKERLYLLADRLDGYGFSSWIGPEPHGIAPHNSGSSAAIGVNGRDVVYSSEVIELLHALDQEKGSVESYQPWLIVASFVNPHDIAIYGDISASTPFFRFHVDKSVPSVAPPPTQYESLATKPRCQASYREVYPQAFQPISDQAHYRRLYYHLQKNADREVMRVLEALIASSFYPETLVVFTSDHGELLGAHGNLHQKWYCTYEEAIHVPLIIHNPFLFPHATSTELLTSHVDILPTLLGISGVDTDRLSEELTYTHSEVQPLVGRDLTPLILSHDTESISSEPIYFMTDDDVTKGQHQVSVQHQPYDSVIPPNRIETVLAYLYSAGHSTLWKYSRYFAEDVYKPTLTDYELYNLTTDPLETRNLVIPLYKTTHSERNRLKMELLLEEQRAQKRLTPFSPPFAQLLST; encoded by the coding sequence ATGTCGAGAAAATGGTTGAGGAGACGACCGAACATCTTATTCATCATTGTGGACCAGGAACGATTCCCCCCTGTTTATGAAGAGCCTGCGATACGTGAATGGAGCGAGGATACACTCCACGCTCATGCTTTTTTACGAGAGCATGGGTTGGAATTCAAGCGTCATTACGTTGGCTCCACAGCCTGTTGCCCCAGCAGAGCTACCTTGTTCACCGGACAGTACCCCTCTTTGCACGGCGTCACCCAGACCAGCGGTGCCGCTAAACGCTCTGCCGACAGCGACATGTTCTGGCTCGATCGCAATACCGTCCCGACGATGGGAAATTATTTTCGTCAAGCGGGCTATCGGTGTTTCTATAAAGGCAAGTGGCATATATCCGATGCTGACATCTGGGTACCGGGCACCCACTTTCCTATCCCCAGCTATATCCCTGTAACGGGAGTTCCTGATCCAGATAAAGAGCGCTTATACTTGCTTGCTGATCGGCTGGACGGCTATGGCTTCTCCAGTTGGATCGGGCCTGAACCGCATGGAATAGCGCCGCATAACTCCGGTTCGTCCGCAGCCATCGGAGTAAACGGTCGTGATGTGGTATACAGCAGCGAAGTCATCGAGCTGCTCCATGCATTAGACCAGGAGAAAGGCTCCGTTGAAAGCTACCAGCCTTGGCTGATCGTGGCGTCTTTCGTCAATCCACATGATATTGCCATCTATGGGGATATCTCTGCGAGCACACCGTTTTTTCGCTTCCATGTGGATAAGTCTGTTCCCAGTGTTGCCCCACCCCCTACCCAGTACGAATCACTTGCGACAAAACCGCGCTGCCAAGCGAGTTATCGGGAGGTATATCCACAAGCGTTCCAGCCCATTTCGGACCAAGCCCATTATCGAAGACTGTACTATCATCTCCAGAAAAACGCCGATCGGGAAGTGATGCGTGTTCTTGAAGCACTCATCGCAAGCTCGTTTTATCCCGAAACACTGGTCGTGTTCACATCCGATCACGGCGAATTGTTGGGTGCCCACGGCAATCTGCATCAAAAATGGTACTGTACCTATGAAGAGGCAATTCATGTTCCTCTCATTATCCACAACCCATTCCTTTTTCCACACGCGACCTCCACAGAGCTATTAACCAGTCATGTGGATATTCTTCCGACACTGCTCGGTATATCTGGAGTAGACACAGATAGGCTTAGTGAGGAGCTAACCTATACACATAGCGAGGTACAACCGCTTGTCGGTCGTGATCTTACTCCCCTCATCTTGTCTCACGATACGGAATCTATCTCTAGCGAGCCGATCTACTTCATGACAGATGACGATGTAACAAAAGGACAGCATCAAGTTAGCGTGCAACACCAGCCCTATGACTCTGTCATTCCTCCGAATCGGATAGAAACGGTCCTCGCCTACCTGTATTCCGCCGGGCACAGCACTTTATGGAAATACTCCCGCTATTTTGCCGAGGATGTATACAAACCCACGCTGACTGATTACGAATTGTACAATCTCACGACCGATCCTTTGGAAACAAGGAATTTGGTAATCCCCCTCTACAAAACCACACACTCGGAGCGCAACCGCCTGAAAATGGAGCTGCTTTTAGAAGAACAACGAGCCCAAAAGCGACTGACACCCTTTTCTCCCCCTTTCGCACAACTACTTTCTACGTAA
- a CDS encoding HPr family phosphocarrier protein: MVEKKIVVQLAHGLHARPAANFVKVATSFSSEIKIIKNEKNVNGKSIMGIMAAAIGKGEEITLITDGVDEQEAMAALEKALTEQE; encoded by the coding sequence ATGGTAGAGAAAAAAATAGTGGTTCAATTGGCGCATGGCCTGCATGCACGTCCTGCTGCGAACTTTGTGAAGGTGGCCACGTCTTTTTCCAGCGAAATTAAAATCATCAAAAATGAGAAAAATGTAAATGGCAAGAGCATCATGGGCATTATGGCAGCAGCGATTGGAAAAGGGGAAGAAATTACCCTGATCACGGATGGCGTGGATGAACAAGAAGCGATGGCAGCATTGGAAAAAGCATTGACCGAACAGGAATAG
- the ptsP gene encoding phosphoenolpyruvate--protein phosphotransferase, whose amino-acid sequence MSQKITGVKASTGIAIGKAFLLTTPDLQINTVAIEDPASEIQRFQEALARAKNDLEDIVLRVEREMGTDHADIFKAHLLVLEDPELVDTVKDKISNEKTNAESALNDVAQAFIGLFEQMDNEYMRERAADIRDVTKRVLSYLLGVPFAGLGELTEEVIIVADDLTPSDTAQLDRRYVKGFVTDIGGRTSHSAIMARSLEIPAVVGTQGITRAVQPATLVILDGHEGIAIIDPSEEEIAVYKRKQADYEAQKAELAKLVNDKTVTLDNHHVELAANIGSPEDVAGAIANGAEGVGLFRTEFLYMGRNDFPTEEEQYLAYKHVLEHMGDRPVVIRTLDIGGDKHLSYLALPEEMNPFLGHRAIRLCLDNQELFRTQLRALLRASVHGNLKIMFPMIATLEEFRQAKAILEEEKKSLINRGMAVSDQIEVGIMIEIPAAALMADQFAREVDFFSIGTNDLIQYTMAADRMNEKVAYLYQPYHPAVLRLLHNVIKAGHAQNKWVGMCGEMAGDPIAIPILLGMGLDEFSMSAGSILPARQQLSRLSVEDAAKQIDTILQMSTSAQVEAFVKEWLERV is encoded by the coding sequence ATGTCCCAAAAGATCACAGGTGTAAAAGCTTCAACAGGTATAGCCATTGGCAAGGCGTTTTTACTGACAACGCCCGACTTACAGATCAATACCGTAGCGATTGAAGATCCGGCGAGTGAAATCCAACGCTTTCAAGAGGCGTTGGCTCGAGCAAAAAATGATTTGGAGGACATCGTTCTGCGCGTGGAGCGGGAGATGGGAACGGATCATGCAGACATTTTCAAAGCTCACCTGCTCGTCTTGGAAGACCCGGAACTGGTCGATACCGTCAAAGATAAAATCTCAAACGAAAAGACAAACGCTGAAAGTGCCTTGAATGATGTCGCACAAGCATTCATCGGACTTTTCGAGCAAATGGACAACGAATACATGCGGGAGAGAGCAGCAGATATTCGTGACGTTACCAAACGTGTACTTTCTTACTTGCTCGGGGTACCGTTTGCAGGACTCGGGGAGCTGACAGAGGAAGTGATCATTGTAGCGGATGATTTGACGCCTTCCGATACGGCCCAATTAGACCGCCGCTATGTCAAAGGCTTCGTTACAGACATTGGGGGACGAACCTCGCATTCTGCGATTATGGCACGTTCTCTGGAGATTCCTGCTGTTGTTGGAACACAAGGGATCACTCGTGCCGTTCAGCCTGCGACACTCGTCATTCTCGATGGGCATGAAGGGATCGCGATTATTGACCCGAGTGAAGAGGAAATCGCTGTCTACAAACGCAAGCAGGCAGATTACGAAGCGCAAAAAGCCGAACTGGCGAAGCTTGTGAACGATAAAACGGTCACGTTGGACAATCATCATGTCGAGCTTGCCGCCAATATCGGAAGTCCTGAAGATGTTGCTGGGGCAATCGCCAATGGTGCTGAAGGTGTCGGGCTGTTCCGCACGGAGTTTCTATACATGGGACGCAATGATTTTCCGACGGAAGAGGAACAATACCTCGCGTACAAGCACGTGCTAGAGCATATGGGTGACCGCCCGGTGGTTATTCGTACTTTGGACATTGGCGGGGACAAGCATCTCTCTTACTTGGCTTTGCCAGAAGAAATGAACCCGTTTCTTGGACACCGCGCCATCCGGCTGTGTCTCGACAACCAAGAACTGTTTCGTACGCAGTTGCGTGCTCTATTGCGCGCAAGTGTACACGGCAATCTGAAAATCATGTTTCCGATGATTGCGACACTGGAGGAGTTCCGCCAGGCGAAAGCGATTTTGGAAGAAGAGAAAAAATCTTTGATAAATCGCGGAATGGCAGTATCCGATCAGATTGAAGTGGGTATCATGATTGAGATCCCTGCTGCGGCACTGATGGCCGATCAATTTGCACGCGAGGTTGACTTTTTCAGCATTGGAACCAATGATTTAATACAATACACAATGGCAGCCGACCGTATGAACGAGAAGGTCGCTTATCTCTACCAGCCTTATCATCCTGCCGTTTTGCGCTTGCTGCACAACGTCATAAAAGCAGGGCACGCGCAGAACAAATGGGTCGGTATGTGCGGGGAGATGGCGGGCGATCCAATCGCGATCCCGATTCTGTTGGGAATGGGTCTGGATGAATTTAGTATGAGTGCAGGGAGCATATTGCCTGCGCGCCAACAACTGAGTCGTTTGAGTGTGGAGGACGCAGCGAAGCAGATTGATACGATTTTACAGATGAGCACTTCTGCGCAAGTAGAGGCGTTCGTGAAGGAATGGCTTGAGAGAGTGTAG
- a CDS encoding mannitol-1-phosphate 5-dehydrogenase has product MLAVHFGAGNIGRGFIGQLLQKAGYEIAFVDVNAALVDELNERKMYRVQLATTGKPESVVEGVRAINGQDVAAVAEAIATADLVTTAVGPNILPHIAGAIAAGITRRLSVHAKPLNVIACENMIGGSEKLKEHVYGHLTESVQAEAAQWIGFPNAAVDRIVPLQQHDDKLLVMVEPFFEWVVDSSQMVGEVPSIEGVTYVEDLAPYIERKLFTVNTGHAVIAYLGYQLGMKTIDEAMRDDRIVQATRGALQETGALLAAKYGFDPQVHGQYVEKILGRYTNPLLSDDIVRVARSPIRKLSQQDRLVGPALQCMEKGMNPEHLGLAIAAALAFDYPEDAESARIQASLKEFGWENTLHNCTGIPASHPLEEIVREQARRLKEWSGSH; this is encoded by the coding sequence ATGCTAGCTGTACATTTTGGAGCAGGTAATATTGGGCGAGGCTTTATTGGACAACTGTTGCAAAAGGCTGGCTATGAAATTGCGTTTGTGGATGTCAATGCGGCTTTGGTCGATGAGCTGAATGAGCGAAAAATGTATCGCGTGCAACTAGCAACAACAGGAAAACCGGAGTCGGTCGTGGAAGGAGTTCGAGCGATAAATGGTCAGGATGTAGCGGCGGTAGCTGAAGCGATCGCAACTGCCGATTTGGTTACGACGGCAGTTGGTCCCAACATTCTTCCGCATATTGCAGGGGCCATCGCAGCCGGCATTACCCGGAGACTTTCTGTTCATGCGAAGCCACTCAATGTGATTGCATGCGAAAACATGATTGGTGGCAGCGAGAAGCTGAAGGAGCATGTGTATGGGCATCTGACGGAATCGGTTCAAGCCGAGGCAGCACAATGGATCGGATTCCCCAATGCAGCCGTAGATCGGATTGTTCCTTTGCAGCAGCATGATGACAAGCTTCTGGTTATGGTGGAACCGTTTTTCGAATGGGTGGTAGATTCGTCGCAGATGGTTGGAGAAGTCCCGTCCATTGAGGGCGTTACCTATGTGGAGGATCTCGCGCCGTACATCGAAAGAAAGCTGTTTACCGTCAACACAGGTCATGCGGTCATCGCGTACCTGGGGTATCAGCTGGGGATGAAAACGATTGATGAAGCGATGCGAGACGACCGGATCGTTCAGGCGACACGCGGGGCTCTTCAGGAGACAGGTGCACTGCTTGCTGCCAAGTACGGATTTGACCCGCAAGTTCATGGGCAGTATGTAGAAAAAATCCTTGGCAGATACACCAACCCATTGTTGTCTGACGATATTGTCAGGGTGGCGCGTTCGCCGATCCGCAAGCTATCGCAGCAAGATCGTTTGGTCGGACCAGCACTACAATGCATGGAAAAAGGAATGAATCCAGAGCATTTAGGTCTGGCAATTGCTGCGGCACTGGCATTCGACTATCCCGAGGATGCGGAGTCCGCACGGATACAAGCAAGCCTGAAAGAGTTTGGATGGGAAAATACATTACACAATTGTACCGGCATTCCGGCAAGTCATCCACTTGAGGAGATCGTGCGCGAACAGGCACGCAGATTGAAGGAATGGTCAGGTAGCCATTGA
- a CDS encoding PTS sugar transporter subunit IIA, producing the protein MKNILTAEKIMLNVKVANKEEAIRLAGQLLVRAGHVTEAYIEKMQEREQLATTYIGSGVAIPHGTNESKAEIQSTGISIIQVPEGVDFGEGNTAYLLVGIAAVGDEHLEVLSNIAILCSEEENVKRIVNAASAEEIIAMFSEEV; encoded by the coding sequence ATGAAAAACATACTGACAGCAGAAAAAATCATGTTGAATGTAAAGGTAGCCAATAAAGAAGAGGCGATCAGACTGGCTGGACAATTGCTTGTGCGTGCAGGCCACGTAACGGAGGCGTATATAGAGAAAATGCAAGAGCGCGAGCAGTTGGCGACCACATATATCGGAAGCGGCGTAGCCATCCCTCATGGAACGAACGAATCCAAGGCAGAGATTCAATCCACCGGGATCTCCATCATTCAGGTTCCGGAGGGCGTAGATTTCGGAGAAGGCAATACAGCATATTTGCTGGTGGGCATTGCTGCTGTTGGAGACGAACATCTGGAGGTGCTCTCGAACATCGCGATTCTTTGCTCCGAGGAGGAAAACGTCAAACGGATTGTAAACGCGGCTTCGGCGGAAGAAATCATTGCGATGTTCTCCGAGGAGGTGTAA